One Haloplanus sp. HW8-1 DNA segment encodes these proteins:
- a CDS encoding ADP-ribosylglycohydrolase family protein, which translates to MSDSAAGVLLGLACGDALGRPVEFQQTTSIQRRHGCVTEMLANGTHGQPAGTITDDTEMALCVARSLVGSGHFDPVDVADRFVEWYQSDPFDIGLLTSTVLRRLRDGDAWDEAGIDEWKHLPEGSNAGNGSVMRCAPYGIAFAGESDVLVTASRVSSAITHADPRCQWGCVILNATLAGLLGGKEQPLASALELAVNAPAELRSACEAVQAIVEGSESAADLELANSGYVVTTLQAGLYHGLTAESAEDAIVDAVMLGGDTDTIAAVAGAVAGARFGASGLPDRWFRAIDETAELTKLGQQLDTMDLSLPESVAENLSSSQFDLQA; encoded by the coding sequence ATGAGTGACTCAGCGGCAGGCGTCCTCCTTGGTCTCGCCTGCGGTGATGCCCTCGGCCGTCCGGTAGAGTTCCAGCAAACAACCTCCATCCAGCGCCGGCACGGCTGCGTTACGGAGATGCTGGCCAACGGGACCCATGGCCAACCGGCTGGCACGATCACGGACGACACCGAGATGGCGCTGTGTGTGGCTCGAAGCCTCGTTGGTTCGGGCCACTTCGACCCCGTTGACGTCGCAGACCGATTCGTTGAGTGGTATCAATCAGACCCGTTTGACATTGGACTACTCACTAGCACAGTCCTCAGGCGACTCCGAGATGGTGACGCGTGGGATGAGGCTGGGATCGATGAGTGGAAACACCTCCCAGAGGGATCCAATGCGGGCAACGGCAGCGTCATGCGATGTGCCCCGTACGGGATCGCGTTTGCTGGTGAGTCCGATGTACTCGTGACTGCGAGTCGTGTGTCGTCGGCGATCACGCATGCCGACCCGCGCTGCCAATGGGGATGTGTGATTCTAAACGCGACGCTCGCTGGCCTGCTCGGGGGTAAGGAACAGCCGCTTGCGTCCGCGCTTGAACTCGCAGTGAATGCGCCTGCTGAACTCCGGAGCGCGTGTGAAGCTGTTCAGGCAATTGTGGAAGGGTCTGAGTCTGCGGCGGATCTTGAACTCGCTAATTCGGGCTATGTCGTCACAACACTTCAGGCGGGGCTCTATCACGGATTGACTGCTGAGAGTGCGGAGGACGCCATCGTCGATGCGGTGATGCTGGGTGGTGATACAGATACGATTGCGGCCGTTGCTGGGGCTGTTGCGGGGGCACGGTTTGGCGCGTCCGGGCTTCCCGATCGTTGGTTCCGGGCAATCGATGAGACGGCCGAACTCACAAAGTTAGGCCAGCAACTCGATACGATGGATTTGTCGCTTCCTGAGTCAGTCGCTGAGAATCTTTCGAGTAGCCAATTTGATTTACAAGCCTAA
- a CDS encoding ribbon-helix-helix domain-containing protein → MPKVSVEIPQELLDDLDEHVGDEGKFVNRSDAVRASIRKTLDMFDEIDRRHGRAETDEVE, encoded by the coding sequence ATGCCGAAGGTCAGCGTCGAGATCCCCCAAGAACTGCTTGATGACCTCGATGAACACGTCGGTGACGAGGGAAAATTCGTCAATCGAAGCGATGCGGTTCGGGCATCAATCCGAAAGACACTCGATATGTTTGATGAGATAGATAGACGGCACGGACGGGCCGAAACTGATGAAGTAGAGTAG
- the queC gene encoding 7-cyano-7-deazaguanine synthase QueC, producing the protein MSNKSAVILVSGGMDSATAVYEAIVQGYEPYFLHTSYGQRTEDKEYECAKALAEEVDAADFLHIETGHLSQIGASSLTDEEMDVADADLESDDIPTSYVPFRNANLLSMATSYAEATDSEALFIGAHSEDFSGYPDCRPAFFDAFQNVIDVGTKPETQIELKAPFVEWSKTEIAERGLELGVPYDMTWSCYRDEEPACGTCDACAFRLEAFRNAESRDPIAYAERPEFS; encoded by the coding sequence ATGAGCAACAAAAGCGCGGTGATTCTGGTGTCTGGTGGGATGGATAGTGCGACGGCTGTCTACGAGGCGATCGTGCAGGGCTACGAGCCGTACTTCCTCCATACGTCGTACGGTCAGCGCACCGAAGACAAGGAGTACGAGTGTGCGAAAGCGCTCGCGGAGGAAGTTGATGCGGCTGACTTCCTCCATATCGAAACGGGACATCTCTCCCAGATCGGTGCGTCGAGTTTGACCGACGAGGAGATGGACGTGGCCGACGCAGATCTTGAGAGTGACGACATTCCGACATCGTACGTCCCCTTCCGGAATGCGAATTTGTTGTCGATGGCGACGTCGTACGCGGAGGCGACTGATTCAGAGGCGCTGTTTATCGGCGCACATTCGGAGGATTTCTCCGGATACCCTGACTGTCGCCCGGCGTTTTTCGACGCTTTTCAGAACGTGATCGATGTCGGGACAAAACCGGAGACACAGATCGAGTTGAAAGCGCCGTTCGTCGAATGGTCGAAAACGGAGATCGCCGAGCGGGGGTTGGAGCTCGGTGTGCCATACGACATGACGTGGTCGTGTTACCGGGATGAGGAACCGGCGTGCGGAACGTGTGATGCGTGTGCGTTCCGACTCGAAGCATTCCGGAATGCCGAGTCACGCGATCCGATTGCGTACGCGGAACGGCCGGAGTTCTCGTAG
- a CDS encoding 7-carboxy-7-deazaguanine synthase QueE, which yields MPVASDIEEPATDADATGEGLPINEVFYSLQGEGTLAGVPSVFVRTSGCNLRCWFCDSYHTSWEPTGAWRDIDSIVEEVQSHEQAGHVVLTGGEPLIHEESVELLERLAADGYHTTVETNGTIYRDAPIDLASISPKLASSTPTPDRDPKGEGEWEEKHEQNRIDMDALSQMVDTYETQLKFVVTDETDLPEITDLVDRVQKATATTVADDDVLLMPEGMTREQLDGTRSEVAELAMEYGYRYTPRLHVDLWNDAPGT from the coding sequence ATGCCGGTTGCTAGTGATATCGAAGAGCCCGCAACAGACGCTGACGCGACTGGTGAGGGCCTCCCGATCAACGAGGTGTTCTACTCGTTACAGGGCGAGGGAACGCTCGCAGGCGTCCCCTCCGTCTTCGTACGGACCTCTGGATGTAATCTGCGGTGTTGGTTCTGTGATTCGTACCATACCTCGTGGGAGCCGACCGGGGCGTGGCGCGACATCGACTCGATCGTGGAAGAAGTACAGTCCCACGAACAGGCTGGCCACGTCGTCCTCACAGGTGGGGAGCCACTCATCCATGAGGAGTCAGTCGAACTCCTCGAACGACTCGCCGCAGACGGCTATCACACGACGGTGGAAACGAACGGGACAATCTACCGGGACGCGCCGATCGATTTAGCGAGTATCAGCCCGAAGCTGGCGAGCAGCACGCCAACACCCGATCGTGACCCGAAGGGGGAGGGCGAGTGGGAGGAGAAACACGAACAGAATCGAATTGACATGGATGCGTTGTCCCAGATGGTCGATACGTACGAGACGCAACTCAAGTTCGTCGTGACCGACGAGACGGACCTCCCGGAGATTACGGACCTGGTTGACCGAGTACAAAAAGCGACGGCGACGACTGTCGCCGATGATGACGTGTTGTTGATGCCGGAGGGCATGACGCGCGAGCAACTCGACGGGACGCGAAGCGAGGTCGCCGAGCTGGCGATGGAGTACGGCTACCGGTACACGCCGCGACTCCACGTGGACCTATGGAACGACGCACCGGGGACATGA
- a CDS encoding 6-pyruvoyl trahydropterin synthase family protein: MSQSISQDDSTAENLVEAGQRTLKIGGDNPIRISSGHRILHHDGKCSRPHGHNYEITVEVTGELTEEGWVVDKGDVTDVIDAWDHRFLVEEGDPLVDAFEASGDGDALVVLEHPPTAEVMSLLLEQRMLDEFPDTVTDVSVSVSETKELCASY, translated from the coding sequence ATGTCTCAAAGCATATCACAAGATGATTCTACGGCTGAAAACTTGGTCGAGGCAGGCCAGCGGACACTCAAAATCGGAGGCGACAATCCAATCCGGATCAGTTCGGGTCATCGAATCCTACATCACGACGGGAAGTGTTCGCGGCCACACGGCCACAACTACGAGATCACTGTCGAAGTGACCGGTGAACTCACCGAGGAGGGCTGGGTCGTCGACAAAGGCGACGTCACGGACGTCATCGACGCGTGGGATCACCGGTTCCTGGTTGAGGAGGGCGACCCGCTTGTAGATGCGTTCGAGGCGTCTGGTGACGGCGACGCGCTCGTGGTGTTGGAACACCCGCCGACGGCGGAGGTGATGAGCCTCCTCCTCGAACAACGCATGCTCGATGAGTTCCCGGATACCGTGACGGATGTGTCGGTGTCGGTGAGCGAGACCAAGGAGCTCTGTGCGTCGTACTGA
- a CDS encoding AAA family ATPase gives MTSNSMSSPVAELLQKSNEAKRRLQDDLLTDDQIAVRSKLLEFADQDGGHYNLYGARGVGKTTLAKYMMVHQNGWGYAPWLPVKNASTRVLFVDNVPATRTASRRAREIIGFDTPDTVISVSRKPVPETKARVTLSDN, from the coding sequence ATGACCTCCAATAGCATGTCGTCACCTGTTGCAGAACTACTACAGAAATCTAATGAGGCAAAGCGGCGACTACAAGATGACCTCCTGACCGACGATCAGATCGCAGTACGCTCGAAACTTTTGGAATTTGCTGATCAGGACGGCGGTCATTACAACTTGTATGGAGCAAGAGGTGTTGGCAAGACCACGCTGGCTAAATATATGATGGTTCATCAGAACGGGTGGGGATACGCTCCATGGCTACCCGTGAAAAATGCCTCAACACGAGTCCTCTTCGTCGATAATGTACCGGCAACCAGGACAGCGTCACGCAGAGCGCGTGAAATTATTGGATTTGACACTCCAGACACGGTGATTTCAGTTTCGCGCAAACCGGTTCCGGAAACAAAAGCGCGTGTTACACTCTCTGACAACTGA
- a CDS encoding BREX system ATP-binding domain-containing protein, protein MGQANAQNIESSLRELNDTLNKDEGIVNTSSAHRFLDQPSDIETEYIEYARTHLIQPDIQRFIDSLTGALEDEDLNKSVPGYIVGPYGFGKTSTTGKVWYLLDQEDNYITTPPIYFDELQSIVDAVYGWMRFRLRDREEHLETLEQRYQAKVTSNVEDIVDQTGFDDKDQTREEFERLIESGSIDIEFSVQHVLDFLSECNQIAKDAGYKGLVVIADELQQFISSHSSDKEAYSKLRDIAKSTALGLNEGDGLGLLFTMDDGLHGDLDVNADDVLARLAEQNVQLNLANVYNRDFPTKLWESLAETYGFKDRRYEVITEDTLDAIGQICERGPPLSNGPRSVVDILTIAIEHYLSESEAFDALDLANAYYNGVVRFKGDHIKTAITEAINSDQISTPDRENFIKLCGVFPRGVSDDLLKQYGVHEAKEQVKGELHGQLIITHEEGRTLKRLEREGEDRGIKDELFTQFYRDYDTTDIYDSNASETFREFVVSEELFPAVRGKSLSSWVTEHAFEPETGGVYAAVFRGSFNGQEYPERLIEIRMGTDATSVKSPDEGTDTDLTIGFAVNMEKQTEVTPHIERVSTDEVLLHLDLADSFDSLPSNIVMLEDYMSPEDVSPHLLLSLHHFMRNWEENQTVNPNQETQLEYIRDQLVTQSIQKAFGPPLNGDDFLDESGSSRRTVDPSKVVEKIFNRVIEEVYPDYKTLFISDNYQTFLDDYESLLVGNDPNIRISQKRGNTPIEGTKSDISNAIGVSSNSTAKTRLDKQFEDLVDTEVWQGKDARVRLTLHPLEELLKDHIEEQEKETVAVSELYDVAGEKGYRQEEVDWAVRLLVGRDFIKHDQNDETVELSDIAIDIDQVKSRLESLRNTAAELNEISNEWSEYDSITNELNRLEEELSGTTNDDIEILDDLNAELEEVDSQISTQIKATSATLRERARGTIDRLKGLSSSNKPRDLKKTVEKSNVPFGLHIKDIETELSSNFTKATTEADSARSDLDTDLEIASGTAALSEINTLQDSIEEAKEIAEQVDEELEDIKEDAADYADWCRLANDMDAARSDIVQYANTHPDNSAAMSIRDELTALMSEIQTEFQKGSDHDDFPQALRNAEMYRQQFEDLKDQFEEITQGDEENFNYRKNVLENTLKIGTSGHPSIRQNLSPNNAEKSRNDLKHEFRRQLVENSDGIEDVKSDIKSIETSIEYAELLNQVPDEADPTPADIRDQIVDFESTIEDIHQAVSQMDITSAIRLPTEGGRSNSFPNTDEKLSLSIDNREVNVGERIDEIRDSIEALHQDVREWRQVTETPPEDLEYIMDELDYRDQSDLESVLISVSEKKGDTDVAEFFADLETLFEGNHITVSIKSEHR, encoded by the coding sequence ATGGGACAGGCGAATGCGCAAAATATCGAGTCCTCTCTTCGAGAACTCAATGACACGCTGAACAAAGATGAGGGGATTGTCAATACATCAAGCGCTCACCGATTTTTAGACCAGCCGAGCGATATCGAGACCGAATACATTGAGTACGCTCGGACTCACCTGATCCAGCCAGACATTCAACGGTTTATCGATTCGTTGACTGGAGCCCTCGAAGATGAAGATCTGAATAAATCTGTTCCTGGATACATTGTGGGCCCCTACGGGTTTGGGAAGACCAGTACAACGGGAAAAGTTTGGTACCTTCTTGACCAGGAAGACAACTACATTACTACCCCTCCGATCTATTTCGATGAACTACAGTCAATTGTCGACGCCGTGTACGGATGGATGCGGTTCCGCTTGAGGGACCGAGAAGAGCATCTAGAAACCCTCGAACAGCGGTACCAGGCCAAAGTGACCAGTAACGTCGAAGATATTGTTGACCAAACTGGATTCGATGACAAAGATCAAACCCGGGAAGAGTTCGAGCGACTAATCGAGTCGGGATCGATTGATATCGAATTCTCGGTCCAACACGTTCTGGATTTCCTTTCTGAATGTAATCAGATCGCAAAAGACGCTGGGTACAAAGGCCTCGTCGTTATTGCCGACGAACTTCAGCAGTTCATATCCAGTCACTCGTCTGACAAAGAAGCATACTCTAAGCTACGTGATATTGCAAAAAGCACAGCCCTCGGCCTGAACGAAGGCGACGGCTTGGGTCTTCTGTTCACCATGGACGATGGTCTCCACGGAGACCTGGACGTGAATGCAGACGATGTTCTTGCGCGGTTAGCAGAACAGAACGTTCAACTCAACTTAGCGAATGTTTACAACCGAGATTTCCCGACTAAGCTGTGGGAAAGTCTGGCTGAAACTTACGGTTTCAAGGACAGACGCTACGAAGTAATTACCGAGGATACGCTAGACGCAATTGGTCAGATCTGTGAACGTGGACCTCCTCTTTCAAACGGCCCTCGTTCAGTTGTGGACATTCTCACGATCGCTATCGAGCACTACCTCTCTGAGTCGGAGGCGTTTGATGCTCTTGACCTCGCCAATGCGTACTATAATGGCGTTGTCCGATTCAAAGGAGACCACATCAAAACCGCAATCACAGAGGCGATTAATTCTGATCAAATAAGTACCCCCGATCGTGAGAATTTCATCAAGCTGTGTGGGGTATTCCCTCGAGGAGTCTCAGATGACCTACTGAAGCAGTATGGGGTTCACGAGGCGAAAGAACAGGTCAAAGGAGAACTTCACGGACAGCTCATCATCACACACGAGGAAGGGCGCACGCTCAAACGTCTTGAGCGGGAAGGAGAGGATCGTGGGATCAAAGACGAACTGTTCACACAGTTCTATCGGGATTATGACACCACAGACATCTACGATTCGAACGCTTCTGAGACGTTCCGAGAATTTGTTGTTTCGGAAGAACTCTTCCCCGCTGTTCGAGGAAAGAGTCTGAGCAGCTGGGTTACCGAACACGCCTTTGAACCCGAAACTGGAGGAGTGTACGCGGCAGTCTTTCGTGGGTCATTCAACGGGCAAGAGTACCCTGAGCGGCTTATTGAAATCCGAATGGGCACGGATGCTACATCAGTTAAATCGCCCGATGAAGGCACAGATACTGACCTCACGATTGGCTTTGCCGTTAACATGGAGAAGCAGACTGAAGTCACCCCTCACATCGAACGGGTATCTACTGACGAGGTTCTTCTACATCTAGACTTAGCTGATTCTTTCGACAGCCTCCCGAGCAATATCGTTATGTTGGAAGATTACATGAGTCCGGAAGATGTCAGCCCCCATCTGCTGCTCTCCTTACATCACTTCATGCGTAATTGGGAGGAGAACCAAACAGTCAATCCCAACCAGGAGACACAGTTGGAATATATCCGTGACCAGTTAGTCACGCAAAGCATTCAGAAGGCGTTTGGCCCTCCCCTGAATGGGGACGACTTCCTCGATGAATCAGGGAGTAGTCGCCGGACCGTTGATCCGTCAAAGGTCGTCGAGAAAATCTTCAACCGTGTAATCGAAGAGGTCTATCCTGATTATAAAACTCTCTTCATCTCGGACAATTACCAGACCTTCTTAGATGACTATGAATCTCTCCTAGTAGGAAACGATCCGAATATCCGGATCTCACAAAAGCGGGGTAATACCCCAATTGAAGGGACAAAAAGCGATATTTCCAACGCGATCGGGGTATCTAGTAACTCGACAGCAAAAACACGTCTTGATAAACAATTTGAAGATCTCGTTGACACTGAAGTCTGGCAGGGCAAGGATGCCAGGGTTCGATTGACCCTTCATCCCCTTGAGGAACTTCTTAAAGACCATATCGAGGAGCAAGAGAAGGAAACTGTCGCCGTCAGTGAGTTATATGATGTAGCCGGGGAGAAAGGGTACCGGCAGGAAGAAGTTGACTGGGCAGTCCGCCTCCTTGTTGGTCGAGATTTCATCAAGCATGATCAAAACGATGAAACGGTCGAACTGAGCGACATTGCTATCGACATCGACCAAGTCAAATCTCGGCTGGAATCACTCCGAAACACGGCTGCGGAGCTCAACGAAATCTCGAACGAGTGGAGTGAGTATGACTCGATCACTAATGAGTTGAATCGCCTTGAGGAGGAACTCAGCGGAACGACGAATGACGACATTGAGATACTCGATGATCTTAACGCCGAGCTAGAAGAGGTAGATTCGCAGATCTCGACGCAGATCAAGGCCACAAGTGCGACCCTTCGTGAACGTGCCCGAGGAACAATAGACAGACTCAAAGGACTTTCATCCAGCAACAAGCCTCGCGATCTGAAAAAGACTGTCGAGAAGTCTAATGTTCCGTTCGGCCTCCATATCAAAGACATCGAGACTGAACTATCATCCAACTTTACAAAAGCAACTACAGAGGCCGACTCTGCCCGCTCAGATCTTGATACAGATCTCGAGATTGCATCTGGCACGGCAGCTCTGAGTGAGATTAATACTCTACAGGACTCAATTGAGGAGGCGAAAGAAATCGCTGAGCAGGTTGATGAAGAATTAGAGGATATCAAAGAGGACGCGGCTGACTACGCGGATTGGTGTCGACTTGCAAATGACATGGACGCTGCTCGTTCGGATATTGTTCAGTATGCAAATACTCATCCTGACAACAGTGCCGCGATGTCAATCAGGGATGAGCTTACCGCTCTGATGAGTGAGATTCAGACTGAGTTCCAGAAGGGCAGTGACCACGATGACTTCCCTCAGGCACTGCGGAATGCCGAAATGTATCGGCAGCAGTTCGAAGACCTCAAAGACCAATTCGAGGAGATAACTCAGGGGGACGAAGAGAACTTCAATTACCGGAAGAATGTGCTTGAGAACACGCTGAAGATTGGTACTTCCGGCCACCCAAGTATCAGACAAAACTTGAGTCCTAACAATGCTGAGAAGTCACGTAATGACCTCAAGCATGAGTTCCGCCGCCAGCTGGTTGAGAACAGCGATGGAATCGAAGATGTAAAGTCCGATATCAAATCGATTGAGACCAGCATTGAGTATGCTGAGTTGTTGAATCAGGTTCCGGATGAAGCTGACCCGACTCCGGCTGATATCCGCGATCAGATAGTCGATTTCGAATCTACTATTGAAGATATCCATCAGGCTGTCAGTCAAATGGATATCACTTCGGCTATCCGACTTCCGACTGAGGGTGGCCGTTCGAACTCGTTCCCCAACACCGATGAGAAATTGAGTCTCTCGATTGACAACCGCGAGGTGAACGTCGGCGAACGAATCGACGAAATCCGAGATTCAATTGAGGCACTCCATCAAGACGTTCGTGAGTGGCGACAGGTTACTGAGACTCCCCCAGAAGATCTTGAATATATTATGGATGAACTGGACTATCGGGATCAGTCTGACTTGGAGAGCGTCCTAATTTCAGTCTCTGAAAAGAAAGGTGACACCGACGTTGCAGAGTTCTTTGCCGATCTGGAAACCTTATTCGAGGGGAACCACATCACGGTCTCGATCAAAAGCGAACATAGGTAA
- a CDS encoding ATP-binding protein, whose translation MTQEIFIGEERDSGEETLIDTSKARALFVCGKRGTGKSYSLGNVIEEVNREMPDTVPLVVDPMGIYWTMAEPNDEQQDLLWDWGMQPTGFDTTLLVPGDPTERYGPEVYDEMMRRGIEIESLRLNPSDISPDGWCELFDLNINKPMGIALYRAVRSLNESQDFFDLDELIEEVEYDEKANERTVDALVNRLEMAHEWGIFSDSYTDIWNNLDPSRVNILDVSVLDPGKYGLRNLVVYVLTKKIFDERSKARRREELQLSSDIPKVWLFIDEAHNFAPSGSSSLAKDILIRWIKEGRQPGLSLGIATQQPSAVSSDVVSQMDLIFCHKITTRTDIQSLNELSQEYMGSQLKTYIKKIDKVGEAVCVDDEREVVTQVQMRPRMSQHGGSGA comes from the coding sequence ATGACACAAGAAATATTCATTGGCGAGGAACGTGATAGCGGCGAGGAAACGCTTATTGACACTTCGAAGGCCCGTGCTCTCTTCGTTTGTGGGAAGCGAGGGACCGGCAAGAGCTATTCGTTGGGAAACGTCATCGAGGAGGTCAACCGAGAGATGCCCGACACAGTTCCCCTTGTTGTTGACCCGATGGGGATTTACTGGACGATGGCCGAACCAAATGACGAACAGCAAGATCTCCTCTGGGATTGGGGAATGCAGCCGACTGGGTTTGACACTACACTCCTCGTTCCGGGCGATCCAACAGAACGTTACGGACCTGAAGTCTACGATGAGATGATGCGCCGCGGTATCGAAATCGAGAGCCTGCGTCTCAATCCTTCTGACATTTCTCCCGATGGGTGGTGTGAACTCTTCGATCTCAATATAAACAAACCGATGGGTATTGCGTTGTACCGAGCTGTCCGTTCGCTAAACGAATCTCAAGACTTCTTTGACCTGGACGAGCTCATCGAAGAAGTTGAATACGACGAAAAAGCAAACGAGCGGACTGTGGACGCTCTTGTCAATCGTCTGGAGATGGCACACGAATGGGGCATCTTTAGTGACTCATATACAGACATCTGGAACAATCTCGATCCTTCTCGGGTTAATATTCTCGACGTGAGTGTTCTCGACCCAGGGAAGTACGGTCTTCGTAATTTGGTCGTCTACGTACTGACAAAAAAAATATTTGATGAGCGATCGAAAGCGCGCCGTCGAGAGGAACTACAGTTGTCCTCTGATATTCCGAAGGTCTGGCTATTCATCGATGAAGCACACAATTTTGCACCGTCCGGGTCGTCCTCGCTTGCGAAGGATATCTTGATTCGATGGATCAAGGAGGGACGTCAGCCGGGGCTGTCGCTCGGCATAGCAACTCAACAGCCAAGTGCTGTATCCTCAGATGTCGTGTCCCAAATGGACTTGATTTTCTGTCACAAAATCACTACTCGCACTGATATTCAGTCGCTGAACGAACTAAGTCAGGAGTACATGGGGAGTCAGCTGAAGACCTATATCAAGAAAATCGATAAAGTTGGTGAAGCAGTCTGCGTCGATGACGAAAGAGAAGTAGTAACGCAGGTTCAAATGCGACCACGTATGAGTCAGCATGGTGGCAGCGGGGCATGA
- a CDS encoding GNAT family N-acetyltransferase, which translates to MPTTVDLQISDFLVKSISKSERSVSELNSFFNSNQIKSELHWFTHRDTLERAASRPDRRLFYFAPHDAIIGGLMIWCESRVLDQTEAQIRLVAVSPDYRGYGIGQYLVKKAIEFAKEHNKESIIADVAAEAPAVQFWEAIGFHKVDSYFTNGGREMYQMERHLSK; encoded by the coding sequence GTGCCAACTACAGTCGACCTCCAGATCTCTGACTTCCTTGTCAAATCAATTAGTAAAAGTGAGAGATCGGTATCAGAATTGAATTCTTTTTTTAATTCTAATCAGATCAAATCTGAACTCCATTGGTTCACTCATCGGGACACCCTGGAACGTGCAGCGTCACGGCCTGACCGACGGTTGTTTTATTTTGCACCCCACGATGCGATCATCGGCGGACTCATGATTTGGTGTGAATCGAGAGTGCTTGACCAAACGGAAGCACAAATACGCCTTGTTGCTGTTTCACCAGATTATCGAGGCTATGGAATCGGACAGTACTTAGTGAAAAAGGCTATTGAATTTGCAAAAGAGCATAATAAGGAATCAATAATCGCGGACGTTGCAGCCGAAGCTCCCGCAGTACAATTCTGGGAGGCTATCGGGTTTCACAAAGTTGATTCGTACTTTACAAATGGTGGTCGAGAAATGTATCAGATGGAACGGCACCTGAGTAAGTGA